A window of the Phragmites australis chromosome 20, lpPhrAust1.1, whole genome shotgun sequence genome harbors these coding sequences:
- the LOC133902470 gene encoding zinc finger AN1 domain-containing stress-associated protein 17-like, producing the protein MARRGTEAFPDLGAHCDRQDCNQLDFLPFPCDGCGKVFCTEHRTYRDHGCAKAADQGRTVVVCEACGDAIERLPGQDDKGILEAHARSRRCDPARKRKLRCPARRCKEALTFSNTTQCKGCGQKVCLKHRFPADHDCAGAGSQAASTAAARRARECGRDAQKKQGGGWALPVFVRNLKIF; encoded by the coding sequence ATGGCGCGGCGGGGCACCGAGGCGTTCCCGGACCTGGGCGCGCACTGCGACAGGCAGGACTGCAACCAGCTCGACTTCCTGCCATTCCCCTGCGACGGCTGCGGCAAGGTCTTCTGCACGGAGCATCGGACGTACCGGGACCACGGCTGCGCTAAGGCCGCCGACCAGGGCCGCACCGTCGTCGTCTGCGAAGCCTGCGGCGACGCCATCGAGCGGCTGCCGGGGCAGGACGACAAAGGCATCCTGGAGGCCCACGCGCGGTCGCGCCGCTGCGACCCGGCCAGGAAGCGCAAGCTGCGGTGCCCCGCGCGGCGGTGCAAGGAGGCGCTCACGTTCTCCAACACCACCCAGTGCAAGGGGTGCGGCCAGAAGGTGTGCCTGAAGCATCGGTTCCCCGCGGACCACGACTGCGCTGGAGCGGGCAGCCAAGCCGCGTCGACGGCGGCCGCGAGGAGGGCAAGGGAGTGCGGCCGCGACGCGCAGAAGAAACAGGGCGGCGGGTGGGCGCTGCCGGTGTTCGTCAGGAACCTGAAGATATTCTGA